One Brevibacillus choshinensis genomic window carries:
- a CDS encoding XRE family transcriptional regulator, with translation MLGKSIQELRTRKGISMSELADRAGVTKSYVNALERGIKTNPSIQVLEKISTVLDMDLESLVRYVHDRQDGNIPFDHEWVELIRDMKESGISKEILKSWKDAWTKNQDEGSSKYSS, from the coding sequence TTGCTGGGGAAATCCATACAGGAATTGCGAACAAGAAAAGGGATCTCCATGTCGGAGCTCGCAGATAGAGCAGGGGTGACAAAATCGTACGTAAACGCCTTGGAGCGAGGGATCAAGACGAATCCATCCATACAGGTTCTGGAGAAAATATCGACGGTATTGGATATGGATTTGGAAAGCCTGGTACGCTATGTTCATGATCGTCAGGACGGGAATATCCCTTTTGACCATGAGTGGGTGGAATTGATCCGCGACATGAAAGAGTCGGGAATCAGCAAAGAAATATTGAAATCATGGAAAGATGCCTGGACAAAAAACCAAGATGAGGGATCTTCAAAATATTCGTCATAG